GTAGAAATATCCGAAACAAACGGAATTTCttaaattttctttataaattGTTGTTGAAGTGAAAAGTGGGAATGGAACTTCCAAATGGATAGCCATTAGAAGGGAAGTTGCATTAATTGACTTAAAAAATCTCCGCCTCTAGATAACAATTGCAATAATATACTTCAGTTTAGTTACCAAACGTTTTTAGACACTAAAGATTTTTTGGAGTTGGagattacatttttaaattttgtgttattttttaaAGGTAAAGTCAGTACTCTGACGCACCCAAAAGTTGGGAACACCACACCGTTGCCGGGCATGAGATAGAATAATGTGTCGGAGATCTAAAACAATTTGCTAATAACGTTGATGACAGCAATTGGTGGGTGTATCGATTGTGTATCGCAGCCCTTTCATTTCCGTGTATCTTCATTATGTTGCTCTccaaaaaggcaaacaagCCCAGGCCCATCCTGTCCCTGGCCATCCTGGACAGGCTCCCGTCTCTCGTGTCCTGGGTCCACGGGCAACGTTGGCAGCTTTTATGATGACGTTCCAATGACGGAGGCTGGCTCCTCTGATGGACATGAAACTGTAATGGAATTCAATAAAAGCTGAGAGTGCAGAAACCGTTTGATACGGCATTCAATCGAAGAGAggttgcccctgcccctggccctggacctggcctggtcctggcctggacctggacctggacagGGGTATTAAGTCTGGTTGGGCGTTTGGATGCTTCACTCCGCATCGAAGCTCATCAGCCGGACACTTCTCGGGCTCATTTGGTAATTTTCTGCAATATCGGCGAGTGGCCCTGGTCCTCGTCCGGGCatccacggacacggacacggacacgacCATGAGGCGAGCAAAACATTTAACATGCGGCAATATTTATTGCCATGTGACACATGAAGTCCTCACCAGCTAGCGGGCATATTCGCTAAGTGGAAGAGCGTTACAGGCGAGGACACTCGTGCGAGTAGGACTTGGCCAATGGTTAACCTAGTAGGTGACTGGCTTTATGTGGGACattcaatcaaataaaagaGTAGCATGGACGGACGGCCGGTCGCTTTCTTAACTACGGTCTCCCCACGAGGCCCAGTGTAATGGTCACCCTAATTGACTTTGCCTAAAACCAAGCCAAAACCAAGCCCAAACCAAGCCAAAATCAATCCAATTGCAGTCGAAGCAAATGAGAATCGTACGAGCAATGCAATGCTACATTCAGTCTACAGTCcgtccccattcccattcccagccCCATCCGCAAATCCTCCGCTATGGCGACACCAAATCGTTTCCGCTGCAGGCTGTCCGGCTAACGACTATATGGAGTGCCGACTATCTACCCAATCCGATTATCCACGCAGGTCACCGTGGATGCTGCCCAATGCTGCTCATATACAAAATCGAGCTGCCCCTCCAGCTATATCTCctccaaagccagagccaggagtTGATGGATTGTCCAAGTTATTTGCCTGTTTGCTGCCAAACGGCATTGACTCGCCTCGCTCCGACTCTGCGATTAGCCCGGGTGCGAATGAGGCGATGCCCCTGGGTGCAGCTCCAGTGAGGCACTGGCACCGCACCGCGCTTTCCACTGCGTGAGGCAGCGTCCTCTGTGGGCCGCCGGATATTTGAGCCAGTCGAATGGGGAATGGACCACAGCCAGAGATGGAGTCATCACTTTTGTGGTTCACCACCTCCGGGATTGGCCGCTGATGAGTTAAGGGCATTTACCAGTCGGATCGGTCCGGGCCGGGCACCCAGCCAGTTCCACCCACCGCTTTCCTCATTTTTAACGGTCTTTTCGTAGCACCCATGGCACAGTCGTAGCATAGAGcaacttgcttttattgcatttactTTGGCAGAGTCATCCGATCTGCTGCCGTCACTgtcgccgctgccgttgccggagcagttgccgggtgatgTCCAGCCCGGATGTCGTTTTCAATAAAGGCATTGGGGCTGGGCGTTAAGCTGTACAGTGTACACATATGTAcgcatacgagtatgtgggtGACTCTGCTTGccactttaattaatttctttaagTTCATTAACGTTTGACTTGTTGGGACGAGCGACAGAGCAACAGAGAAGCAGAGCGTCAGACAGGGAATGGGTGGAGTGGAGATGCCAGATGGGAAATGGGGATGGGCCTGAAGCATGGGATATTGAAAGGTTCTCTCGCAACTTTGATGACATTGTCAGCCAGacaatttcttttctttccaccCCCAGTCGTTCAGTCGTTGAGTCGTTCGGTGCTTGCAGCCAGAAGGACATTTCTTTACTAGCGGAATGCCAGATTAAAGTCTTCGCCGGAAAGGAAACTTACCTTATCCATGGGAATCCATATTAAGCAAATGGGTTAAGGAGCTCTTATCTAGATAGTTGGAAAGCGCGAAGAACAAGAAAGGCTCCTGCAGTTAAAGTTCGTTTAAAAGTATGTTaaaaaagaatgaattcgGATCGGATATCTAATCATTCCCTAATTGGAGAAAAGGGAGTATAAAAAGAGTACCCCAAAGTCGGATTTCTCGaagatttcttcttttgtggGCCAGTGTTGTTGATAGCTTGGCAAGTGGTTCCCGAGCCACCCAACCATCGCCTCATCCTTAGTTCGTTCGCGTTCCTATTCATTTTTCAATGCCATCTGccatctgcctctgccccaccCGAGtcttctctccttctctgACGTTTTACCGACGCCGACGCCTCTGGCGGGGTTCATTTTTTGGCAGCTCATGAATATTCATAGACATGAGCGGCCAAAGGACCGCGTGGCTATCTGAGCGAGTCAGACCCGAGCGGGGCAGAGGCTGCGGAAAGACTAACCCACAGAATGGTCCAGTGGGTTGCCTTGAGTTCCTGATTCACGGAGAAGAGCTCTAGAGAGGCTTACATATTGATGTCCAAATGGTTTATTGACCGCGAAGACAGCAGGCGATAAAGTGGTTTTCAGGAGAGACAGAACTTCGATCAGCGACTGTTTGACGAATCTGCTTTGGCAAGCCATGCTTTGAAACCGATGAGGTTGCATCCTTTACGTGGGCTCcctattgttttttttctgctctgGATCATTTGGTCCCGTTATCTCCTTTGGCTCGCTTGGATCCTCAGGCTTCTTAGAATCCTTGGGTTCCTTGGGCATGGCAAAGCGCTTGGTCCAGAAGCGAGCGACCTTGTCGTGCTCCTGGCGATTGGTCTTGTATTGGTCGGCAATGCACGTAACCAGCGGGTCATCTGCATTGCACTCGCCCAGTAGCAGCCAGATCGAGAGCAGCACCTTGGACACATTCATCACCGGTGACCAGCGCTCGTTCAGCACATCCAGACAGATGGCCCCCACGCTGTCCACGTTGCAGTGGTAGATGAAGGTCGTGAAGCGGATACGCGGCGGCCGGAAGGGATAGTTTAGGGGAAAGCGGATGTCCAGCTTGAAGTGGCCGCCCTCGTAGACGGAACCGGTGGGACCAATCACGGTGGCCGTCCAGTGGAGCAGCCTGTCCATGCACATATCGGCACTGCAGTTGGGCGGCGGATTCTTGCGGATCTCGTTCAGCTCCCGTCGCACCCGGAACGCACAGGTGCTGACCGGAGCGGCAGAGTCCGCCCCCACTGGGGTGCATCCCCTTTGTTGACCGCTGGTGCTGGGAACGTTGTCGTCGTCCAGAGTGTCCAGTGGGTCCATTGTGTCGCAGGAACACTCAACCACGGCTCGAGCACCTGCGGTTGTTTCTGTGCTTGCGGCTGTGGTTGaggttgcagttgcagttgcagttgcaggttCAGTATCAGTATCAGTTGAatttggcgttggcgttgatGTTGGATTGGAATTTGGGGTCGAAGCTATGTCAGGTGTGACTGTGATGCCCCGATGGGAAGACATGACGCCTGATGTAAGCCCAATAAATTCTAGTTTTTCTCTTAAATTTTGTTCATACTATTTCAAAAATGTTATGTGTCTACTATTTGAATAGAGAGCATATAGTTAttaacatatgtacacatatgttTCATAGAGTTTTCCCTTCCCACCTGTCAGTAGCTTCGAGTCGTTGGACGTCAGGTAGGAAGCCCCAACAGGATCTGGGCTCTCAAGCTGGCAGCTCGAACCCTATTCCAAGtcgctgctcctcctggccAGATATTTGTACAGACCGGAGACAGATGTGTATATGGTTGCCTGATTGGCAGTAATAAAGCTcctttttttgcatttggatATTTCACATTAAAATCCGTAGATCCTTTGATATCTATAGGTTTGGAAGAAGTATCCCTTCCCCCTCTCTTCACTCTCTTTTGTCCATAATTTCCATTCGTTTAGCTCTGGAATTCAATTGGGTTTCgtattttttccgtttttggtAAATTAGAAGGCCGGGACCgagaccgggaccgggactgAGACCGGGACCGGGCAGAGTAGATCTAAGGAAAGCGACACTCAATTTgcgaaatgcaataaattgaatgaaaagTGTGAAAATGAAGAGGAGTCATC
The sequence above is a segment of the Drosophila pseudoobscura strain MV-25-SWS-2005 chromosome X, UCI_Dpse_MV25, whole genome shotgun sequence genome. Coding sequences within it:
- the LOC4815530 gene encoding ubiquitin-conjugating enzyme E2 D2, coding for MSSHRGITVTPDIASTPNSNPTSTPTPNSTDTDTEPATATATATSTTAASTETTAGARAVVECSCDTMDPLDTLDDDNVPSTSGQQRGCTPVGADSAAPVSTCAFRVRRELNEIRKNPPPNCSADMCMDRLLHWTATVIGPTGSVYEGGHFKLDIRFPLNYPFRPPRIRFTTFIYHCNVDSVGAICLDVLNERWSPVMNVSKVLLSIWLLLGECNADDPLVTCIADQYKTNRQEHDKVARFWTKRFAMPKEPKDSKKPEDPSEPKEITGPNDPEQKKNNREPT